A single genomic interval of Hevea brasiliensis isolate MT/VB/25A 57/8 chromosome 4, ASM3005281v1, whole genome shotgun sequence harbors:
- the LOC110645063 gene encoding NAD-dependent protein deacetylase SRT1 isoform X2, giving the protein MSLGYAEKLSFIEDVGKVGMTEFFDSSHVLQEKIERLVKMIQKSKHLVVFTGAGISTSCGIPDFRGPKGIWTLQREGKPLPEASLPFHRAMPSITHMALVELEKAGILKFVISQNVDGLHLRSGIPREKLAELHGNSFMEACPSCGSEYLRDFEVETIGLKETSRRCTNVKCGTKLRDTVLDWEDALPPKEMLPAEKHCRMADLLLCLGTSLQITPACNLPLKCLRGGGKMVIVNLQKTPKDKNASLVIHGFVDKVIAGVMDFLSIRIPPYVRIDLFQIIITRSLSADKKFVNWTLQVASVHALKAPLPFLKSIEVSFSDAQKYKAAILHEQPFNLKRRTVTTEAFEILLKLNFSDGCGCLCTQINIPFGFKGLNGCCNLDKDTVIQDLREKAIQDICCGQNAVIERILAPRTEFTVHAVVTSIKAFESESDFLNNDVKRATESINGPQTSQKRSKGRKRKSIF; this is encoded by the exons ATGTCTCTAGGCTATGCAGAGAAGCTCTCCTTCATAGAagatgtgggtaaagttggaatgaCTGAATTCTTCGACTCATCCCATGTTTTGCAGGAGAAA ATTGAACGCCTTGTGAAGATGATCCAAAAG AGTAAGCATCTAGTGGTGTTTACAGGTGCAGGAATATCAACTTCTTGTGGCATACCTGATTTTCGAGGCCCCAAGGGAATCTGGACACTGCAG CGTGAGGGCAAACCTTTACCTGAAGCATCTTTGCCATTTCATCGAGCAATGCCAAGCATTACTCATATGGCCTTGGTTGAACTTGAGAAGGCTGGAATTCTAAAGTTTGTTATTAGTCAG AATGTTGATGGCCTCCATCTTCGGTCTGGAATACCAAGGGAGAAACTTGCTGAATTGCATGGGAACTCCTTCATGGAAGCTTGCCCTTCATGTGGATCTGA GTATTTGCGGGATTTTGAAGTGGAAACTATTGGGTTGAAGGAGACATCACGCCGCTGCACTAATGTGAAATGTGGAACAAAACTAAGGGATACAGTTCTTGACTGGGAG GATGCATTGCCTCCAAAAGAGATGCTTCCAGCTGAGAAGCACTGCAGGATGGCTGATCTTCTATTGTGTTTAGGCACAAG TTTGCAGATCACTCCTGCATGCAACCTGCCACTGAAATGTCTCCGTGGTGGGGGCAAGATGGTGATTGTGAATCTTCAG AAAACTCCAAAGGACAAGAATGCAAGTTTGGTGATCCATGGATTTGTAGATAAG GTTATTGCAGGAGTCATGGATTTTCTTAGCATACGAATTCCTCCATATGTCAGGATTGATCTTTTCCAGATCATCATAACTCGGTCATTGAGTGCAG ATAAAAAATTTGTGAACTGGACCCTCCAAGTAGCAAGTGTGCATGCACTGAAAGCACCATTGCCATTCTTAAAGTCCATTGAG GTTTCCTTCTCAGATGCTCAAAAGTATAAAGCAGCAATTCTACATGAGCAGCCTTTTAACCTGAAACG GAGAACTGTGACAACAGAAGCATTTGAAATTTTGTTGAAACTCAACTTCAGTGATGGCTGTGGTTGCCTGTGCACCCAAATCAATATCCCTTTTGGTTTTAAG GGTTTAAATGGCTGTTGCAACCTTGATAAGGACACTGTAATACAAGATCTGAGAGAGAAGGCGATTCAAGATATCTGTTGTGGTCAGAATGCAGTGATTGAAAGAATTTTAGCTCCGAGAACTGAGTTCACAGTCCATGCCGTTGTAACCAGCATCAAAGCATTTGAATCTGAATCTGATTTTTTGAATAATGATGTGAAAAGAGCAACGGAAAGTATAAACGGTCCTCAGACATCTCAAAAACGATCAAAAGGTCGGAAGCGGAAATCAATATTTTAA
- the LOC110645063 gene encoding NAD-dependent protein deacetylase SRT1 isoform X1, protein MSLGYAEKLSFIEDVGKVGMTEFFDSSHVLQEKIERLVKMIQKSKHLVVFTGAGISTSCGIPDFRGPKGIWTLQREGKPLPEASLPFHRAMPSITHMALVELEKAGILKFVISQNVDGLHLRSGIPREKLAELHGNSFMEACPSCGSEYLRDFEVETIGLKETSRRCTNVKCGTKLRDTVLDWEDALPPKEMLPAEKHCRMADLLLCLGTSLQITPACNLPLKCLRGGGKMVIVNLQKTPKDKNASLVIHGFVDKVVIAGVMDFLSIRIPPYVRIDLFQIIITRSLSADKKFVNWTLQVASVHALKAPLPFLKSIEVSFSDAQKYKAAILHEQPFNLKRRTVTTEAFEILLKLNFSDGCGCLCTQINIPFGFKGLNGCCNLDKDTVIQDLREKAIQDICCGQNAVIERILAPRTEFTVHAVVTSIKAFESESDFLNNDVKRATESINGPQTSQKRSKGRKRKSIF, encoded by the exons ATGTCTCTAGGCTATGCAGAGAAGCTCTCCTTCATAGAagatgtgggtaaagttggaatgaCTGAATTCTTCGACTCATCCCATGTTTTGCAGGAGAAA ATTGAACGCCTTGTGAAGATGATCCAAAAG AGTAAGCATCTAGTGGTGTTTACAGGTGCAGGAATATCAACTTCTTGTGGCATACCTGATTTTCGAGGCCCCAAGGGAATCTGGACACTGCAG CGTGAGGGCAAACCTTTACCTGAAGCATCTTTGCCATTTCATCGAGCAATGCCAAGCATTACTCATATGGCCTTGGTTGAACTTGAGAAGGCTGGAATTCTAAAGTTTGTTATTAGTCAG AATGTTGATGGCCTCCATCTTCGGTCTGGAATACCAAGGGAGAAACTTGCTGAATTGCATGGGAACTCCTTCATGGAAGCTTGCCCTTCATGTGGATCTGA GTATTTGCGGGATTTTGAAGTGGAAACTATTGGGTTGAAGGAGACATCACGCCGCTGCACTAATGTGAAATGTGGAACAAAACTAAGGGATACAGTTCTTGACTGGGAG GATGCATTGCCTCCAAAAGAGATGCTTCCAGCTGAGAAGCACTGCAGGATGGCTGATCTTCTATTGTGTTTAGGCACAAG TTTGCAGATCACTCCTGCATGCAACCTGCCACTGAAATGTCTCCGTGGTGGGGGCAAGATGGTGATTGTGAATCTTCAG AAAACTCCAAAGGACAAGAATGCAAGTTTGGTGATCCATGGATTTGTAGATAAGGTA GTTATTGCAGGAGTCATGGATTTTCTTAGCATACGAATTCCTCCATATGTCAGGATTGATCTTTTCCAGATCATCATAACTCGGTCATTGAGTGCAG ATAAAAAATTTGTGAACTGGACCCTCCAAGTAGCAAGTGTGCATGCACTGAAAGCACCATTGCCATTCTTAAAGTCCATTGAG GTTTCCTTCTCAGATGCTCAAAAGTATAAAGCAGCAATTCTACATGAGCAGCCTTTTAACCTGAAACG GAGAACTGTGACAACAGAAGCATTTGAAATTTTGTTGAAACTCAACTTCAGTGATGGCTGTGGTTGCCTGTGCACCCAAATCAATATCCCTTTTGGTTTTAAG GGTTTAAATGGCTGTTGCAACCTTGATAAGGACACTGTAATACAAGATCTGAGAGAGAAGGCGATTCAAGATATCTGTTGTGGTCAGAATGCAGTGATTGAAAGAATTTTAGCTCCGAGAACTGAGTTCACAGTCCATGCCGTTGTAACCAGCATCAAAGCATTTGAATCTGAATCTGATTTTTTGAATAATGATGTGAAAAGAGCAACGGAAAGTATAAACGGTCCTCAGACATCTCAAAAACGATCAAAAGGTCGGAAGCGGAAATCAATATTTTAA
- the LOC110645063 gene encoding NAD-dependent protein deacetylase SRT1 isoform X3 has product MPSITHMALVELEKAGILKFVISQNVDGLHLRSGIPREKLAELHGNSFMEACPSCGSEYLRDFEVETIGLKETSRRCTNVKCGTKLRDTVLDWEDALPPKEMLPAEKHCRMADLLLCLGTSLQITPACNLPLKCLRGGGKMVIVNLQKTPKDKNASLVIHGFVDKVVIAGVMDFLSIRIPPYVRIDLFQIIITRSLSADKKFVNWTLQVASVHALKAPLPFLKSIEVSFSDAQKYKAAILHEQPFNLKRRTVTTEAFEILLKLNFSDGCGCLCTQINIPFGFKGLNGCCNLDKDTVIQDLREKAIQDICCGQNAVIERILAPRTEFTVHAVVTSIKAFESESDFLNNDVKRATESINGPQTSQKRSKGRKRKSIF; this is encoded by the exons ATGCCAAGCATTACTCATATGGCCTTGGTTGAACTTGAGAAGGCTGGAATTCTAAAGTTTGTTATTAGTCAG AATGTTGATGGCCTCCATCTTCGGTCTGGAATACCAAGGGAGAAACTTGCTGAATTGCATGGGAACTCCTTCATGGAAGCTTGCCCTTCATGTGGATCTGA GTATTTGCGGGATTTTGAAGTGGAAACTATTGGGTTGAAGGAGACATCACGCCGCTGCACTAATGTGAAATGTGGAACAAAACTAAGGGATACAGTTCTTGACTGGGAG GATGCATTGCCTCCAAAAGAGATGCTTCCAGCTGAGAAGCACTGCAGGATGGCTGATCTTCTATTGTGTTTAGGCACAAG TTTGCAGATCACTCCTGCATGCAACCTGCCACTGAAATGTCTCCGTGGTGGGGGCAAGATGGTGATTGTGAATCTTCAG AAAACTCCAAAGGACAAGAATGCAAGTTTGGTGATCCATGGATTTGTAGATAAGGTA GTTATTGCAGGAGTCATGGATTTTCTTAGCATACGAATTCCTCCATATGTCAGGATTGATCTTTTCCAGATCATCATAACTCGGTCATTGAGTGCAG ATAAAAAATTTGTGAACTGGACCCTCCAAGTAGCAAGTGTGCATGCACTGAAAGCACCATTGCCATTCTTAAAGTCCATTGAG GTTTCCTTCTCAGATGCTCAAAAGTATAAAGCAGCAATTCTACATGAGCAGCCTTTTAACCTGAAACG GAGAACTGTGACAACAGAAGCATTTGAAATTTTGTTGAAACTCAACTTCAGTGATGGCTGTGGTTGCCTGTGCACCCAAATCAATATCCCTTTTGGTTTTAAG GGTTTAAATGGCTGTTGCAACCTTGATAAGGACACTGTAATACAAGATCTGAGAGAGAAGGCGATTCAAGATATCTGTTGTGGTCAGAATGCAGTGATTGAAAGAATTTTAGCTCCGAGAACTGAGTTCACAGTCCATGCCGTTGTAACCAGCATCAAAGCATTTGAATCTGAATCTGATTTTTTGAATAATGATGTGAAAAGAGCAACGGAAAGTATAAACGGTCCTCAGACATCTCAAAAACGATCAAAAGGTCGGAAGCGGAAATCAATATTTTAA